ACCGGTTGGAGTCACCGTGACTCGGGCCACGGGGACGCACGCAGGCCCACCTACCCGAGGGAGGGTCGGAGCATGGGCAAAACCGCGGAGCCCCACGTCTCGGGCTGGGAACTCCTGGCTGGCACTCGGCCAACCCCTCAGAGCAGTTTCCGGACCTTCGGAGCCGGAAGCGGGTCTCGGGCACGCGAGTAGGCGGGGCCTCCCTCCCGGAAATGCCTGCGGCTTCAGCCCGGCGCGCGGCCCCGCGATCTGTAGTTTCCCAGCCGTGCGGGTCCGGCGGTAGAAGGGTTCGGAGCTAGTTGGCTCTCCTCGCCGCTCTGGGAGGGCGGGATCCTATTAGGGCGGCAATCCCacggagagaagggagggagagtcGCACGGGACCCCTGGGCCTTTGTCCCGCCTAGAGAGGGAAGAGAGTTTGGCCAGCCCGCGGGCGAAAGCGTCGGTCCCCAGTCCCACAGGGGAGGGGCGGGATGGACGGGCTGCTGACCCCCAGGGAGTCCGCAAAATTCATTGCCGAAAACAGTCGGGATGTTTTCATTGACGGCGGGGGCGTGCGGAGGGTGGCCGAACTGCTGCTCGCCAAGGCCGCGGGGCCCGAGCTGCGCGTGGGGGGCTGGAAGGCCCTTCACGAGCTGAACCCCAGAGCGGCCGACGAGGCCGCGGTCAACTGGGTGTTCGTGATAGACACGCTCAACTTCTCCTTCTGGTCGGAGCATGACGAGCACAAAAGTCTGGTGGGATATCGGGGGAAGACGTACAGTGGGTACTGGTCCTTGTGCGCCGCGGTCAACAGAGCCCTGGACGAAGGTTGGTGTCCCTTCTTCCGGTCAGACCTAGCAGCTTTGAGGTTTTAGTTTACTGGGTTGTGAAATGGAATAATGTGTCGATAAGCTGAAGTTCTTCATGGCCAGTACCTCTACTTAAAAATAGAAGTCTAAGGGGAGACTGGCACCAAATCTTTATTCAGTGGGAAATGGTCCTAGTATTGATTGTCGCAGCTAAGTATAAAAGTCAGTTTTCTGAAGAACACTACTTGATGACATCTATGTAACACACTCTACCCAGCCAAAATACATCTGCTGTAGTATTACAATTGTTGGACATGGATGAACAAATACAAACGAGCAAATAGAAAATGAgggatctgtttctgatttttaattatacatCCACTTCCAGTGCATACCTGGAACACTCATGTGGTTTCATATTAATTGTATGTTGTAAAATCGAGGACCTAATGAATGTAAAATTATGAcgttcctctgcattttcttttctccctaagGGATACCAATAACTAGTGCTTCGTACTATGCCACAGTAACCCTTGATCAGGTTCGGCATATACTTCGTTCTGACACAGATGTTCCCATGCCTTTGATAGAAGAGAGGCATCGAATTCTCAATGAAACCGGGAGAATTCTGCTTGAGAAATTTGAAGGCTCTTTTCTTAATTGTgtcagaaaaagtgaaaaaagtgcACAGAAGTTAATGCACCTGGTAGTTGAAAGCTTTCCTTCTTACAGAGATGTAACTCAGTTTGAGGTGAGTTACTTCGGTTGGGCATTTTAGATTTCTTAATTATCTTCTCATAGTTAACTCTTTTACTTCCAGAACTCCTTTTGAGacccaaaattttaattttggaatttgTTCCTTGTGAACAGTAACAAAATTTTTAAGTAGTGTTTCAAAGACATTACTTCTCTTAATGAGTTCTAATCAATGTAGTCCctttattcttttgtctttttctttttgtcctttaaaatatttcaaacctaaaaaaaatgatGCTGTCACTTAGAGATAACGAGGTCCTTTtaatacttcaaaataatttacttCATTGGATGAAAATCAGGATATATACTAAATTCTCcctaataaaaaaatttcttgcCGACTTCTAATGTATATATACtatgtgttttcttcttcatGCACAGGCTACTTTAacagtattatttcatttatggtACAAAAAAACTTAAATAGACATACTTTTAAAATGGTGAACATTTTGTATACTGTCCCAGTATACacctgaattttgtttttgtataaTTCTTTTGGAATCTTATCACGGTATGATTTGAACTGTGACATAGAATTGAAAGCAACTTTAGAGAGATCATGTAATATAAATCTATTGACTAAGTTAATGAATACTTCTATCAACTCAACTTTAAAGCTATCTTTTTGTAATCACAATTCAACAGCAACTAAAATTACCGATAATATTGTTCAAATCGCTTTTTATGATTTACAGGGTGTTTGCACACACCCTCTTGTTTGATCCACAGAACAGCTCTGTAGGGCCTAAGGACAAGGAGTATTATAGTCCTGTTTGCAGACCAGGAACCAAAGTCTAGAAGAAAGAAAGGTTAGCTAGTCTAGCTTAGGTCATTTAGTCAGGTAATAGCTAGTGTTTCAATTCTACTATGAAGCGAGAGATGCCTGAGTATACATGTTAAGATTCTTTTAATTGCAAGTGACAGACACAAAACAAGAAACATCCTGAGCAAAAAGAAGAATTAGGGGTGAGTACTGGGGATAGGAACATCCAGGATCAGGGACTCAGTGCAATCAGGATTCAGTCTCTCTGCTTTCTGTGGACTCCATTTTTCTCTTACTGCAGA
The nucleotide sequence above comes from Camelus dromedarius isolate mCamDro1 chromosome 10, mCamDro1.pat, whole genome shotgun sequence. Encoded proteins:
- the QNG1 gene encoding queuosine 5'-phosphate N-glycosylase/hydrolase, with amino-acid sequence MDGLLTPRESAKFIAENSRDVFIDGGGVRRVAELLLAKAAGPELRVGGWKALHELNPRAADEAAVNWVFVIDTLNFSFWSEHDEHKSLVGYRGKTYSGYWSLCAAVNRALDEGIPITSASYYATVTLDQVRHILRSDTDVPMPLIEERHRILNETGRILLEKFEGSFLNCVRKSEKSAQKLMHLVVESFPSYRDVTQFEGKRISFYKRAQILVADTWSVLEGKGDGCFKDISSITMFADYRLPQVLVYLGALKYSDELLEKLLKGEMLSYGSRQEVEIRGCSLWCVELIRDCLLELIEEKGEKSSDEINSILLDYYLWDYARDHRNGMKGIPFHRTRCIYY